The Streptomyces nitrosporeus genome includes a window with the following:
- a CDS encoding MaoC/PaaZ C-terminal domain-containing protein: protein MTASPWQGRALGTRTVSWTERDAILYALAVGAPADRLDLVYEERLRVLPTFALTLAQWAPDALGATGAFDVTTAVHGSQRLVVKRPLEPSGEMATTARVAAVWDKGSAAVFDVEVSSDHFTATWSVFAPGSGGFGGERGPSAPRRPDRPAGHTLTVATHARQAAFYRLLGDRHAMHIDPAAAAAAGMDRPFLHGLCTLAASLLPLADALGVHPAGLVELDARFAAPVYPGDRLALTGWAGDGTPDGRTACFEAAAGDGRAVLTGGRARFREPAEPPTPEAPDAFADRTENPDA, encoded by the coding sequence ATGACCGCCTCCCCGTGGCAGGGCCGCGCGCTCGGCACCCGTACGGTCTCCTGGACCGAGCGGGACGCGATCCTCTACGCACTCGCGGTCGGCGCCCCGGCCGACCGGCTCGACCTGGTGTACGAGGAGCGGCTGCGGGTCCTGCCGACCTTCGCGCTGACGCTGGCCCAGTGGGCGCCCGACGCGCTCGGCGCGACCGGCGCCTTCGACGTCACCACCGCCGTCCACGGCAGCCAGCGGCTCGTCGTCAAGAGGCCGTTGGAGCCCTCGGGCGAGATGGCCACCACCGCACGGGTGGCCGCCGTGTGGGACAAGGGCTCCGCCGCCGTCTTCGACGTCGAGGTGTCCTCGGACCACTTCACCGCCACCTGGTCGGTCTTCGCCCCCGGCAGCGGAGGCTTCGGCGGTGAGCGCGGCCCGTCCGCCCCGCGCCGCCCGGACCGGCCGGCCGGACACACCCTGACCGTCGCCACGCACGCCCGGCAGGCGGCCTTCTACCGGCTGCTCGGCGACCGGCACGCGATGCACATCGACCCCGCGGCGGCCGCGGCGGCCGGGATGGACCGGCCGTTCCTGCACGGACTGTGCACCCTCGCCGCGAGCCTGCTGCCCCTGGCCGACGCACTCGGCGTCCACCCTGCCGGACTCGTGGAACTGGACGCCAGGTTCGCCGCGCCGGTCTATCCGGGCGACCGGCTCGCCCTGACCGGCTGGGCGGGCGACGGGACGCCGGACGGGCGTACCGCGTGCTTCGAGGCAGCCGCCGGCGACGGCCGGGCCGTGCTCACCGGCGGGCGGGCCCGCTTCCGCGAGCCCGCCGAGCCCCCCACCCCCGAGGCGCCCGACGCCTTCGCCGACCGTACGGAGAACCCCGATGCTTGA
- a CDS encoding lipid-transfer protein — protein MNTAATNPAARGRGVLSGAAAVAGIGATEFSKNSGRSELQLACEAVLAALADAGLKPSDVDGLVTFTAETNSEIHVARNTGMGDLSFFSRIGYGGGAGCATVQQAAMAVATGVADVVVCYRAFNERSGERYGLGQAARPMDTTADRAAYAWMTPFGLSTPAQWVAMFARRYMHEYGATTDDFGRVAVVDRKHAANNPAAWFFGRPITLQDHRDSRWIAEPLRLLDCCQETDGGQALVIVSAERARDLPHPPAVIRSAAQGLGADQHMMTSYYRPTITGIPEMGLVGRQLYAQSGLGPGDVDAAVLYDHFTPLVLPQLEELGFCAPGEAKDFIADGHLEVGGRLPVNTHGGQLGEAYLHGMNGVAEGVRLVRGTSVNQPDKADHVLVTAGTGVPTSGLILGADR, from the coding sequence ATGAACACGGCCGCGACGAACCCGGCGGCCCGGGGGCGGGGCGTGCTCTCCGGAGCGGCGGCCGTGGCAGGCATCGGCGCCACCGAGTTCTCCAAGAACTCCGGCCGCAGCGAACTCCAGCTCGCCTGCGAGGCGGTGCTGGCCGCCCTCGCGGACGCCGGACTGAAACCCTCGGACGTCGACGGGCTGGTCACCTTCACCGCGGAGACCAACTCCGAGATCCATGTGGCCCGCAACACCGGCATGGGCGACCTGAGCTTCTTCTCCCGCATCGGTTACGGCGGCGGGGCCGGCTGCGCCACCGTGCAGCAGGCGGCGATGGCCGTGGCCACCGGGGTCGCCGACGTGGTGGTCTGCTACCGGGCGTTCAACGAGCGCTCCGGCGAGCGCTACGGCCTCGGGCAGGCCGCCCGCCCCATGGACACCACCGCCGACCGGGCCGCCTACGCCTGGATGACCCCCTTCGGGCTGTCCACCCCGGCCCAGTGGGTGGCCATGTTCGCCCGCCGCTACATGCACGAGTACGGCGCCACCACCGACGACTTCGGACGGGTCGCCGTCGTCGACCGCAAGCACGCGGCGAACAACCCGGCGGCCTGGTTCTTCGGCCGGCCCATCACCCTCCAGGACCACCGCGACTCCCGCTGGATCGCCGAACCCCTGCGCCTGCTGGACTGCTGCCAGGAGACCGACGGCGGCCAGGCCCTGGTGATCGTCTCGGCCGAACGCGCCCGCGACCTGCCCCACCCGCCCGCGGTGATCCGCTCGGCCGCCCAGGGGCTCGGAGCCGACCAGCACATGATGACCAGCTACTACCGGCCCACCATCACCGGCATCCCCGAGATGGGCCTGGTCGGAAGGCAGCTGTACGCACAGAGCGGCCTCGGCCCCGGGGACGTCGACGCCGCCGTCCTCTACGACCACTTCACCCCGCTGGTCCTTCCCCAGCTGGAGGAGCTCGGCTTCTGCGCGCCCGGCGAGGCCAAGGACTTCATCGCCGACGGCCATCTGGAGGTCGGCGGCAGACTGCCCGTCAACACCCACGGCGGACAGCTCGGCGAGGCATACCTGCACGGTATGAACGGCGTCGCCGAGGGCGTCCGGCTGGTCCGCGGCACCTCGGTGAACCAGCCGGACAAGGCCGACCACGTCCTGGTGACGGCCGGCACCGGCGTCCCCACCAGCGGACTGATCCTGGGAGCCGACCGATGA
- a CDS encoding MaoC family dehydratase has protein sequence MPPTRGYDDVAVGEVLPELSVPLTRTLIVATALASRDYQDVHHDPGLARERGSEDIFMNILTSNGLVDRYVTGWAGPAAVVEAIRIRLGAPNYPGDTMVLTGTVTGKTDTGRRVEISVRGTNRLGAHVTGTVTVRLPEEAR, from the coding sequence CTGCCGCCCACCCGCGGTTACGACGACGTCGCCGTCGGCGAGGTGCTCCCCGAACTGTCCGTACCCCTCACCCGCACCCTGATCGTCGCGACCGCCCTCGCGAGCCGCGACTACCAGGACGTCCACCACGACCCCGGCCTTGCCCGGGAGCGCGGCTCCGAGGACATCTTCATGAACATCCTGACCAGCAACGGCCTGGTCGACCGCTACGTCACCGGCTGGGCCGGCCCGGCCGCCGTCGTCGAGGCCATCAGGATCCGGCTCGGCGCCCCCAACTACCCCGGCGACACCATGGTGCTCACCGGCACGGTGACCGGGAAGACCGACACCGGCCGCCGGGTCGAGATCAGTGTCCGGGGCACCAACCGCCTGGGCGCCCACGTCACCGGGACCGTCACCGTACGGCTCCCCGAGGAGGCCCGATGA
- a CDS encoding acyl-CoA dehydrogenase family protein, which translates to MDFSLGEELEAVRDLAREIFTDRATPERLREVETSPSRTDERLWADLAAAGLLASVLPEQDGGAGLGAAGLCVLLEEQGRRVAPVPLWPALTAALTLAAYGTPEQRTRLLPGLADGSARLTAALEEFGPADPLRPSATAVPDGPHWRIDGVKAAVPSPGGARHVLVTAATASGPGLFLVAADAPGATWEYAETTSHDMSGHLTLAGAPGEPVGTPGGGAVGHLVRGVFTALAAVQTGVAEGALRHAADHLRERTQFGRPLATFQAVQHQLADCYIDIEAMRVTLWQAVDALGEPFDEEAADRAATVAKWWATEGGLNTVHRVQHVHGGIGVDTDYPVHRHFLWGKQTACTLGGAGADLERLGALLTGPAPATAVVP; encoded by the coding sequence ATGGACTTCTCCCTGGGAGAAGAGCTCGAAGCGGTCCGCGACCTGGCCCGGGAGATCTTCACCGACCGCGCGACCCCCGAGCGGCTGCGCGAGGTGGAGACCTCACCGTCCCGGACCGACGAACGGCTGTGGGCCGACCTGGCCGCGGCGGGCCTGCTCGCCTCGGTGCTGCCCGAACAGGACGGCGGCGCCGGGCTCGGCGCGGCCGGGCTCTGCGTCCTCCTGGAGGAACAGGGCCGGCGGGTCGCGCCGGTACCCCTGTGGCCCGCGCTGACCGCAGCGCTCACCCTCGCCGCGTACGGCACCCCGGAGCAGCGGACACGGCTGCTGCCGGGCCTCGCCGACGGCTCGGCCCGGCTGACCGCGGCCCTGGAGGAGTTCGGCCCCGCCGACCCGCTCCGGCCGTCCGCCACCGCCGTACCGGACGGCCCGCACTGGCGGATCGACGGGGTCAAGGCGGCGGTCCCCTCGCCCGGGGGCGCGCGGCACGTGCTGGTGACCGCCGCCACCGCCTCGGGCCCCGGCCTCTTCCTGGTGGCCGCCGACGCCCCCGGTGCCACCTGGGAGTACGCCGAGACCACCAGCCACGACATGAGCGGCCACCTCACGCTCGCCGGAGCACCGGGCGAACCGGTCGGGACGCCGGGCGGCGGCGCCGTCGGACACCTCGTCCGGGGCGTCTTCACCGCCCTGGCCGCCGTCCAGACGGGGGTGGCCGAGGGAGCGCTGCGCCACGCGGCGGACCATCTGCGCGAGCGCACCCAGTTCGGCCGCCCGCTCGCCACCTTCCAGGCCGTCCAGCACCAGCTCGCCGACTGCTACATCGACATCGAGGCGATGCGGGTCACCCTGTGGCAGGCGGTGGACGCGCTGGGCGAGCCCTTCGACGAGGAAGCGGCCGACCGGGCCGCGACGGTCGCCAAGTGGTGGGCCACCGAGGGCGGCCTGAACACCGTCCACCGGGTCCAGCACGTCCACGGCGGCATCGGTGTCGACACCGACTACCCGGTCCACCGCCACTTCCTGTGGGGCAAGCAGACCGCCTGCACCCTGGGCGGCGCGGGCGCCGACCTCGAACGCCTCGGCGCCCTGCTGACCGGCCCCGCCCCGGCCACGGCGGTGGTCCCGTGA
- a CDS encoding bifunctional MaoC family dehydratase N-terminal/OB-fold nucleic acid binding domain-containing protein — translation MTGRKDGTPAGPGYEERLQAFTGRELRAPTPAQDPVNQPMIRHWAEAMGDTNPVYTDAGAARATGRAGVVAPASMVQAWTMRGYAATAAPSGAGGSDGFGELVALLDEGGYTSVVATDSELTFLRELVPGDHVSVRESVESVSAEKRTGLGTGRFVTTLKTYTDQHGGTVATQRWRTLRFRPAGTADGPAATDTTGTGGAAATPETTGTAAAPEASGPAAGAEPSAPAAPALRPRPAVNRDNAFFFEGAKRHRLLIQRCAACSALRHPPGPCCPGCASLEWDTVEAEGRGRVYSFVVNHHPRHPAFESPYLVAVVELAEGTRLITNLTGVAPEDVTIGMPVVLDWLDADPELTLPVFRPAPTEAP, via the coding sequence ATGACCGGGCGGAAGGACGGCACCCCTGCGGGGCCGGGGTACGAGGAGCGGCTCCAGGCCTTCACCGGACGCGAACTGCGTGCCCCCACCCCCGCCCAGGACCCCGTGAACCAGCCGATGATCCGGCACTGGGCGGAGGCGATGGGCGACACCAACCCCGTGTACACCGACGCCGGCGCCGCCCGCGCCACCGGGCGCGCCGGAGTGGTGGCCCCCGCCTCGATGGTCCAGGCGTGGACGATGCGCGGCTACGCGGCCACAGCGGCCCCGTCCGGAGCGGGGGGCTCGGACGGCTTCGGTGAACTGGTCGCCCTCCTCGACGAGGGCGGCTACACCTCCGTGGTCGCCACCGACTCCGAACTCACCTTCCTGCGGGAGCTGGTGCCGGGCGATCACGTCTCCGTACGCGAGAGCGTGGAGTCCGTCTCGGCCGAGAAGAGGACCGGACTCGGCACCGGGAGGTTCGTCACCACCCTGAAGACCTACACCGACCAGCACGGCGGGACCGTCGCCACCCAGCGCTGGCGGACCCTGCGGTTTCGCCCGGCGGGGACGGCGGACGGACCGGCGGCCACGGACACCACCGGAACCGGCGGGGCGGCCGCCACTCCGGAGACGACCGGGACGGCCGCCGCTCCGGAGGCGTCCGGACCGGCGGCCGGCGCCGAGCCGTCCGCGCCGGCGGCCCCCGCCCTGCGCCCGCGCCCCGCCGTCAACCGGGACAACGCCTTCTTCTTCGAGGGCGCGAAGCGGCACCGCCTGCTCATCCAGCGCTGCGCCGCCTGCTCCGCGCTCCGCCATCCGCCGGGCCCCTGCTGCCCCGGGTGCGCCTCGCTGGAGTGGGACACCGTCGAGGCCGAAGGCCGGGGCCGGGTGTACAGCTTCGTGGTCAACCACCACCCCAGGCACCCCGCCTTCGAGTCGCCGTACCTCGTCGCCGTGGTCGAACTCGCCGAAGGCACACGGCTGATCACCAACCTGACCGGTGTCGCGCCCGAGGACGTCACCATCGGCATGCCCGTCGTCCTCGACTGGCTCGACGCCGATCCCGAACTGACCCTGCCGGTGTTCCGGCCCGCCCCGACGGAGGCACCCTGA
- a CDS encoding acyl-CoA dehydrogenase family protein, whose product MQLRESAAHQELRRELRAYFAGLMPEDERRRVGEEGVGGDRFREVVKRLGSDGWLGIGWPTEYGGQGRSVEDQYVFFDEVQRAGLPFPFVTVNTVGPTLMAYGSQEHRERFLPGILSGDIVFAIGYTEPGAGTDLASLTTRAVRDGDDYLVDGSKIFTSGANTADYVWLAARTDPDAPKHKGISILIVPTADDGFSWSPIRTVGGMVVTATYYSGVRVPATDVVGEVDGGWRLITAQLNHERIGLAALGGRMIQLWERVLDLARQDGTADIPWVRQEFARTYARLEAMRLMNWKMTSAVARDALTGADAGAAKAYGTETHIAVQRGLTQILGAAGRIRPESPGAALAGQIEQLSRQGIVNTFGGGVNEILRDMVATQGLGLPRKGRGA is encoded by the coding sequence ATGCAACTGCGCGAGAGCGCCGCGCACCAGGAGCTGCGGCGGGAACTGCGGGCCTACTTCGCCGGCCTGATGCCCGAGGACGAACGCCGCCGCGTCGGGGAGGAGGGCGTCGGCGGCGACCGCTTCCGCGAGGTCGTCAAACGCCTCGGCTCGGACGGCTGGCTGGGCATCGGCTGGCCCACCGAGTACGGCGGCCAGGGCCGCTCCGTCGAGGACCAGTACGTCTTCTTCGACGAGGTCCAACGGGCGGGCCTGCCCTTCCCGTTCGTCACCGTCAACACCGTCGGCCCGACCCTGATGGCGTACGGTTCGCAGGAGCACAGGGAGCGGTTCCTGCCCGGCATCCTCTCCGGGGACATCGTCTTCGCGATCGGCTACACCGAACCCGGGGCCGGCACCGACCTCGCCTCGCTGACCACCCGCGCCGTCCGCGACGGCGACGACTACCTCGTCGACGGCAGCAAGATCTTCACCAGCGGCGCCAACACCGCCGACTACGTGTGGCTCGCCGCCCGCACCGACCCGGACGCCCCCAAGCACAAGGGCATCTCCATCCTGATCGTGCCGACCGCCGACGACGGCTTCTCCTGGAGCCCCATCCGCACCGTCGGCGGCATGGTCGTCACCGCGACGTACTACAGCGGGGTGCGCGTCCCGGCCACCGACGTGGTCGGCGAGGTGGACGGCGGCTGGCGGCTCATCACCGCCCAGCTCAACCACGAACGCATCGGCCTGGCCGCCCTCGGCGGCCGCATGATCCAGCTCTGGGAACGGGTCCTGGACCTGGCCCGCCAGGACGGCACCGCCGACATCCCCTGGGTACGCCAGGAGTTCGCCCGCACCTACGCCCGGCTGGAGGCGATGCGGCTGATGAACTGGAAGATGACCTCCGCCGTCGCCCGGGACGCGCTCACCGGAGCGGACGCGGGCGCCGCCAAGGCGTACGGCACCGAGACCCACATCGCCGTACAGCGCGGACTGACGCAGATCCTCGGCGCGGCCGGACGGATCCGGCCCGAGTCACCGGGCGCCGCCCTCGCCGGGCAGATCGAACAGCTCTCCCGGCAGGGCATCGTGAACACCTTCGGCGGCGGCGTCAACGAGATCCTCCGCGACATGGTCGCCACCCAGGGCCTCGGCCTTCCGCGCAAGGGGCGTGGCGCATGA
- a CDS encoding AMP-binding protein, protein MPHQTIADLLLARAGDGHPGLLTRDRSWTWGEVVEESAARASWARELRTEGPFHIGVLLDNEPEYLFWLGAAALAGAAVVGINPTRRGAELEREVRHTDCQVIVTDRAGAALLDGLDIGVDPGRFLVLDTPAYTAGLAAHTGRPPAAPDVAATTRMLLLLTSGTTGASKAAICSQGRLAALGAANSAKYDITREDVCYCPMPLFHGNALMALWAPALTAGSTIALTRKFSASGFLPDVRRFGATYFTYVGKAIGYILARPGTADDADNRLTHAFGTEASPEDATRFLERFGCRLIEGYGSSEGAGMLKRVADAPAGALGRPARDGVRIVNPTTRLTCPPAELDSYGRVLNPEEAIGEIVDTEGAARFEGYYDNEAANAERVRHGWYWTGDLGYVDGAGYFYFAGRSGDWIRVDGENISALLTERILRRHPGVVAAGVFGVPDPRSGDQVMAAVEIAGGTRFEDLDLPGFLEGQQDLGTKGAPRFVRVSHALPTTGSNKLRKKEMQLEGWRTGDTVYRWAGRGRPAYTPMTDDDKAALRGEFLANGRGRFLP, encoded by the coding sequence TTGCCACACCAGACGATTGCCGACCTGCTGCTCGCCCGCGCCGGCGACGGCCACCCGGGCCTGCTGACCCGCGACCGGTCCTGGACCTGGGGCGAAGTGGTCGAGGAGAGCGCGGCCCGTGCCTCCTGGGCCCGGGAACTGCGCACCGAGGGGCCGTTCCACATCGGCGTGCTCCTGGACAACGAACCCGAATACCTCTTCTGGCTGGGGGCCGCCGCCCTCGCGGGCGCGGCCGTGGTCGGCATCAACCCGACCCGCCGCGGCGCCGAACTGGAACGGGAGGTACGCCACACCGACTGCCAGGTGATCGTCACCGACCGGGCGGGCGCCGCCCTGCTCGACGGCCTGGACATCGGCGTGGACCCCGGCCGCTTCCTCGTCCTGGACACACCGGCCTACACGGCCGGCCTCGCCGCGCACACGGGCCGTCCGCCGGCCGCCCCGGACGTCGCCGCCACCACCCGGATGCTGCTGCTCCTGACCTCCGGGACCACCGGCGCCTCGAAGGCGGCGATCTGCTCCCAGGGCCGGCTCGCCGCGCTCGGCGCCGCCAACAGCGCCAAGTACGACATCACCCGCGAGGACGTCTGCTACTGCCCGATGCCGCTGTTCCACGGCAACGCGCTGATGGCCCTGTGGGCCCCCGCCCTCACCGCGGGCTCCACCATCGCCCTCACCCGCAAGTTCTCCGCCTCCGGCTTCCTCCCCGACGTACGCCGCTTCGGCGCCACCTACTTCACCTACGTCGGCAAGGCGATCGGCTACATCCTGGCCCGCCCCGGCACCGCCGACGACGCGGACAACCGCCTCACCCACGCCTTCGGCACCGAGGCGTCCCCCGAGGACGCGACCCGCTTCCTGGAGCGCTTCGGCTGCCGCCTGATCGAGGGCTACGGCTCCAGCGAGGGCGCCGGCATGCTCAAACGGGTCGCCGACGCCCCCGCCGGAGCACTCGGCAGGCCCGCACGCGACGGCGTACGCATCGTGAACCCCACGACCCGCCTGACCTGCCCGCCCGCCGAACTCGACTCCTACGGCAGGGTCCTCAACCCGGAGGAGGCCATCGGCGAGATCGTCGACACCGAGGGCGCCGCCCGCTTCGAGGGCTACTACGACAACGAGGCGGCGAACGCCGAACGCGTCCGCCACGGCTGGTACTGGACCGGGGACCTCGGATACGTCGACGGGGCGGGCTACTTCTACTTCGCGGGCCGCTCCGGCGACTGGATCCGCGTCGACGGCGAGAACATCTCCGCCCTCCTGACCGAACGGATCCTGCGCCGGCACCCGGGCGTCGTCGCCGCCGGGGTCTTCGGCGTGCCCGACCCGCGCTCGGGCGACCAGGTGATGGCCGCGGTCGAGATCGCCGGCGGCACCCGCTTCGAGGACCTGGACCTGCCCGGTTTCCTCGAAGGCCAGCAGGACCTCGGCACCAAGGGCGCCCCCCGTTTCGTACGCGTCTCGCACGCACTGCCCACCACCGGCTCCAACAAGCTGCGCAAGAAGGAGATGCAGCTGGAGGGCTGGCGCACCGGCGACACGGTGTACCGCTGGGCCGGCCGGGGCCGGCCCGCCTACACGCCGATGACCGACGACGACAAGGCCGCGCTGCGCGGCGAGTTCCTGGCCAACGGACGCGGACGCTTCCTCCCCTGA
- a CDS encoding SDR family NAD(P)-dependent oxidoreductase: protein MGKLDGKVAVVSGAGQGVGQGIALALAAEGASVAVLGRTADKLLTTCHMLRERGVEAEPFVLDVLDTERIPAVVEDVAARFGGIDILVNNAYSGCYGPLLTLTDEQFRRGFGSGPFAAFAFMKAAHPHLKENGGGVIINLVTSAMVRWDLSTYGAYASAKSALRTLTRAAANEWGGDGIRVNAIAPHAVSPAYAGWQDAHPEEAAEFAASIPLGYVGDCEQDIGRAVAMLCGPDARYLTGATVPLDGGQANFG from the coding sequence ATGGGAAAGCTCGACGGCAAGGTCGCGGTCGTCAGCGGCGCCGGACAGGGCGTCGGCCAGGGCATCGCCCTGGCCCTGGCCGCGGAGGGGGCGTCCGTCGCCGTCCTCGGCCGGACCGCGGACAAGCTGCTGACGACCTGTCACATGCTGCGTGAGCGGGGTGTGGAGGCGGAACCCTTCGTCCTCGACGTCCTCGACACGGAACGGATCCCGGCGGTGGTGGAGGACGTCGCCGCACGCTTCGGCGGGATCGACATCCTGGTCAACAACGCCTACAGCGGGTGCTACGGCCCGCTCCTCACCCTGACGGACGAGCAGTTCCGCCGGGGGTTCGGGAGCGGCCCGTTCGCGGCGTTCGCCTTCATGAAGGCCGCGCACCCCCACCTGAAGGAGAACGGCGGCGGCGTGATCATCAACCTGGTCACCTCCGCCATGGTCCGCTGGGACCTGAGCACCTACGGGGCGTACGCGTCGGCCAAGTCCGCCCTGCGCACCCTGACCAGGGCCGCCGCCAACGAGTGGGGCGGCGACGGGATCCGGGTCAACGCCATCGCCCCGCACGCCGTGTCACCCGCGTACGCGGGCTGGCAGGACGCCCACCCCGAGGAGGCGGCGGAGTTCGCCGCCTCCATCCCCCTGGGGTACGTCGGTGACTGCGAACAGGACATCGGGCGGGCCGTCGCCATGCTCTGCGGCCCGGACGCCCGGTACCTGACGGGCGCGACCGTCCCGCTCGACGGCGGCCAGGCCAACTTCGGCTGA
- a CDS encoding PaaI family thioesterase, whose product MSTPGPDRETSRTSTPGPDQESPRMNTHETTAPAAPRQDARPSAAPAGPRLVAEARKEGVDAAVAAARRLITALLRSGDGTGADLDAVASQLDAVADRLTAGAPTVTDRLAEMWRGEGVTRHDPVTGPENALAPPLRLHGNEDRSVEGVVTLDLPYQGPPGHVHGGISALLLDHTLGVANHWGGPSGMTAELTLRYLRPTPLFEPLTVTGRQVSVDGSRIRTVGEISAGGRTCVTAEGLFINKQLPRPS is encoded by the coding sequence ATGAGCACCCCCGGCCCCGACCGGGAGACCTCCCGGACGAGCACCCCCGGCCCCGACCAGGAGAGCCCCCGGATGAACACCCACGAGACCACCGCGCCCGCCGCCCCCCGGCAGGACGCCCGCCCGTCCGCCGCGCCGGCCGGTCCCCGCCTGGTCGCCGAAGCGCGCAAGGAGGGCGTCGACGCCGCCGTCGCGGCCGCCCGCCGGCTGATCACCGCCCTGCTGCGCTCCGGTGACGGCACCGGCGCCGACCTGGACGCCGTCGCCTCCCAGCTGGACGCCGTCGCCGACCGGCTCACCGCCGGGGCCCCCACCGTCACCGATCGCCTCGCCGAGATGTGGCGCGGGGAAGGCGTCACCCGCCACGATCCCGTCACCGGCCCGGAGAACGCCCTGGCCCCGCCGCTGCGGCTGCACGGCAACGAGGACCGCTCCGTGGAGGGAGTCGTCACCCTCGACCTGCCCTACCAGGGGCCGCCCGGCCATGTGCACGGTGGCATCTCGGCGCTGCTCCTCGACCACACGCTGGGCGTGGCCAACCACTGGGGAGGCCCCTCCGGGATGACCGCCGAACTGACCCTGCGCTACCTGCGGCCCACCCCGCTGTTCGAACCCCTGACGGTCACCGGCCGGCAGGTGTCCGTGGACGGTTCCCGTATCCGCACCGTCGGCGAGATCAGTGCGGGCGGACGTACCTGTGTCACCGCCGAAGGGCTGTTCATCAACAAGCAGCTGCCCCGGCCGAGCTGA
- a CDS encoding MaoC/PaaZ C-terminal domain-containing protein translates to MPIDRDKALNAEPAVREIAWTTRDVLLYHLSLGAGAGATGPEPHLTYERGLTVLPTFAVVAGSGISAGEAAPPGFHLPGIDIDLRAVLHAGQGLQVHRPLPASGTATLRSRVAEVQDKGKAALIVLETTATAPGGEPLWTGTTRIWARGEGGFGQGAGQEEPLATPPDRPADTVLTTATTPQQALWYRLNGDLNPLHADPEFARAAGFERPILHGLASYGLVCKAVVDGLLDGDVTRLTGLTVRFAGPVVPGETLVTSVWREGPGRDGTERLLLHTGCADRDGAPVLTHATATVRA, encoded by the coding sequence GTGCCCATCGACCGTGACAAGGCGCTGAACGCGGAACCGGCCGTCCGCGAGATCGCCTGGACCACCCGTGACGTCCTCCTCTACCACCTGAGCCTGGGTGCCGGTGCCGGTGCCACCGGCCCCGAACCCCACCTCACCTACGAACGCGGCCTCACCGTGCTGCCGACCTTCGCCGTCGTCGCCGGCTCCGGCATCTCCGCGGGCGAGGCCGCCCCGCCCGGCTTCCACCTGCCCGGCATCGACATCGACCTGCGCGCCGTGCTCCACGCCGGGCAGGGGCTCCAGGTCCACCGGCCGCTGCCCGCCTCCGGCACCGCCACGCTCCGCTCACGCGTCGCCGAGGTCCAGGACAAGGGCAAGGCCGCCCTCATCGTCCTGGAGACCACCGCCACCGCCCCCGGCGGCGAACCGCTGTGGACCGGCACCACCCGCATCTGGGCGCGCGGTGAAGGCGGCTTCGGCCAGGGCGCCGGCCAGGAGGAACCCCTCGCCACCCCGCCCGACCGCCCCGCCGACACCGTCCTCACCACCGCCACCACACCCCAGCAGGCCCTGTGGTACCGGCTCAACGGCGACCTCAACCCGCTGCACGCCGACCCGGAGTTCGCCCGCGCCGCCGGGTTCGAACGTCCCATCCTGCACGGCCTCGCCTCGTACGGACTGGTCTGCAAGGCCGTCGTGGACGGGCTGCTGGACGGTGACGTCACCCGGCTCACCGGCCTCACCGTGCGCTTCGCCGGCCCCGTCGTCCCGGGGGAGACCCTCGTGACGTCCGTATGGCGGGAGGGGCCCGGCCGGGACGGCACCGAACGGCTCCTTCTGCACACCGGGTGCGCCGACCGCGACGGCGCACCCGTCCTCACCCACGCGACGGCGACGGTGCGGGCATGA